A stretch of the Nitratifractor salsuginis DSM 16511 genome encodes the following:
- a CDS encoding YfhL family 4Fe-4S dicluster ferredoxin codes for MALMITDECIACDACREECPSEAIEENDPIYIIDPDRCTECVGFFDEPQCIAVCPVDCIVPDPDNVESVEELKFKYEKLQEEL; via the coding sequence ATGGCTCTTATGATTACCGATGAATGCATCGCCTGCGACGCCTGCCGCGAAGAGTGCCCCAGCGAAGCGATCGAGGAGAACGATCCCATCTACATCATTGATCCCGACCGCTGCACCGAGTGTGTCGGCTTTTTCGACGAGCCTCAGTGCATCGCCGTCTGTCCGGTCGACTGCATCGTTCCCGATCCCGACAATGTCGAGAGCGTCGAAGAGTTGAAATTCAAATACGAGAAGCTCCAGGAGGAGCTCTAA
- a CDS encoding Ppx/GppA phosphatase family protein, which produces MPKRIAVIDIGSNSARLVIFQRTSRYGFHLILQQKSRVRIGEGAYEHGGHLQPVGIRRAFGALHSFSHTLKEYKVHKVHCVATSALRDAPNRSQFLALVRKRLGLKIKVIDGLKEARYGAVAALNLLPVEEGITVDIGGGSTDMALIQKGKIVETVSLDLGTVRIKELFTDKGLSPAEARKYIRERLAALPEHFRSSLAIGIGGTARALARGIMLRNDYPFDKIHAFSYSFKKEKDYLKKLIESPIDRLGDLMIKKNRFDTIREGAHIFLEVLRHLEAKEVLTSGVGVREGVFLSDLLRRDGLRFPRGINPSIRSIKDRFDLLKLPEGNKHQIGRRLFEAIRERYESREEDLSLLNHALSLSNIGKMLTIYKEHQHAFYIAMQELNFGFTHSQMLTIALLMRSKGDSLYYKPLYRRYKSLLPSKEVIKWLSFAYTLTLILYENSSEAKISFSWKDNTLQIHSDRPLYLAHEEIESLKTPKGVRIELLDGWDELVISN; this is translated from the coding sequence ATGCCCAAGCGCATCGCCGTCATCGACATCGGCTCCAACTCCGCCCGGTTGGTGATCTTCCAACGCACCAGCCGATACGGTTTCCATCTCATCCTCCAGCAAAAAAGCCGGGTCCGCATCGGCGAGGGGGCTTACGAGCACGGCGGGCACCTGCAGCCCGTCGGGATCCGCCGGGCCTTCGGTGCCCTCCACTCCTTTAGCCACACCCTCAAAGAGTACAAAGTCCACAAAGTCCACTGCGTCGCCACCTCCGCTCTGCGCGACGCTCCCAACCGCTCCCAATTCCTGGCCCTGGTCCGGAAACGCTTGGGGCTGAAGATCAAAGTGATCGACGGACTCAAAGAGGCCCGTTACGGCGCCGTTGCCGCGCTCAATCTGCTCCCGGTCGAAGAGGGGATCACCGTGGACATCGGCGGGGGATCGACCGATATGGCCCTGATCCAAAAAGGCAAGATCGTCGAAACCGTCTCTCTCGACCTCGGAACGGTCAGGATCAAGGAGCTCTTCACCGACAAGGGGCTCAGCCCTGCAGAGGCCCGCAAATACATCCGTGAGCGCCTCGCCGCCCTGCCCGAACACTTCCGCTCCTCCCTGGCCATTGGGATCGGGGGGACCGCCCGGGCCCTGGCCCGCGGTATTATGCTGCGCAACGACTACCCCTTCGACAAGATCCACGCCTTCTCCTACAGCTTCAAAAAGGAGAAGGATTACCTCAAAAAGCTGATCGAATCGCCCATCGATCGGCTGGGGGACCTGATGATCAAAAAGAACCGCTTCGACACTATCCGCGAAGGCGCCCATATCTTCCTAGAGGTCCTCAGACACCTGGAGGCCAAAGAGGTACTCACCAGCGGGGTAGGCGTGCGGGAGGGAGTCTTCCTGAGCGATCTGCTGCGCCGCGACGGCCTGCGCTTTCCCCGGGGGATCAATCCCAGCATCCGCAGCATCAAAGACCGCTTCGATCTGCTCAAACTCCCCGAGGGCAACAAACATCAGATCGGCAGACGCCTCTTCGAAGCGATCCGTGAGCGCTATGAGAGCCGGGAAGAGGACCTGAGCCTGCTCAACCACGCGCTGAGCCTCTCCAATATCGGCAAGATGCTGACCATCTACAAAGAGCATCAGCACGCCTTCTACATCGCGATGCAGGAGCTCAACTTCGGCTTCACCCACTCCCAGATGCTCACCATCGCCCTGCTGATGCGCTCCAAGGGGGATTCGCTCTACTACAAACCCCTCTACCGGCGCTATAAATCCCTCCTGCCCTCCAAGGAAGTGATCAAATGGCTCAGCTTCGCCTATACCCTGACCCTGATCCTCTATGAAAACTCCTCAGAAGCCAAAATCAGCTTCTCCTGGAAAGACAACACCCTCCAAATCCACAGCGACCGTCCCCTCTACCTCGCCCACGAAGAGATCGAATCCCTCAAAACCCCCAAAGGGGTAAGGATCGAATTGCTTGACGGATGGGACGAACTCGTAATTAGTAACTAG
- the pyk gene encoding pyruvate kinase, with amino-acid sequence MKKHCKILATVGPACHSVERLKEMLQAGVNLFRLNFSHGDHAYHLESLEMIREASRQQGIYVGVLQDISGPKVRIGKLKKDVFLEIGDKIEFVREEIVGDFVEPHHLVVSLNHPELLDKLKPGELIYLYDGIICARVVETGEHIIAEVISGGMLSSRKGVNFPNTRLDLDVLTDKDRKDIAWGVEHGVDFMAISFVQKAEDMVRVRALVESLGGRQDLIAKIEKFDAVENIDAILEESDGLMVARGDLGIEIPYYRVPEVQKMLIRKANEAAKPVITATQMLLSMTHSERATRAEISDVANAVLDGSDALMLSEESAIGEYPVEAVATMSATIKEAEKVYPYFKIHEFAYNDEMDVIDESAVNLVENIEAEAILAITSSGQSARKLSRYRPRQPIYAVTHSEEIARKLTLVWGVIPAFRSKAESARKMMIDIIRRGLEEGILKKESNYVVTAGDPPGVPGTTNIIRILRHHELEHFAKLAREKRIPEDWE; translated from the coding sequence ATGAAAAAACATTGCAAAATCCTGGCGACGGTCGGGCCCGCCTGCCATTCGGTGGAGCGACTCAAGGAGATGCTCCAGGCAGGGGTGAACCTCTTTAGACTCAATTTCAGTCACGGCGATCACGCCTATCATCTCGAGAGCCTGGAGATGATCCGGGAGGCGTCGCGTCAACAGGGGATCTATGTGGGGGTGCTGCAGGACATCAGCGGCCCCAAGGTCCGCATCGGCAAACTCAAAAAAGATGTTTTTCTCGAAATCGGGGACAAGATCGAGTTTGTCCGTGAAGAGATCGTGGGAGATTTCGTGGAACCCCATCATCTGGTGGTGAGCCTCAACCACCCGGAACTCCTGGACAAACTCAAGCCCGGAGAGCTGATCTATCTTTATGACGGCATCATCTGTGCCCGGGTCGTGGAAACCGGCGAACACATCATCGCCGAAGTGATCAGCGGCGGGATGCTCTCTTCGCGAAAAGGGGTGAATTTTCCCAATACCCGTCTCGATTTGGATGTCCTGACCGACAAAGACCGCAAAGATATCGCCTGGGGTGTGGAGCACGGCGTCGATTTTATGGCGATCTCTTTCGTCCAGAAGGCGGAGGATATGGTGCGGGTGCGGGCTCTGGTGGAGTCCCTGGGTGGCCGGCAGGATCTCATCGCCAAGATCGAGAAATTCGACGCGGTGGAGAATATCGACGCCATTCTCGAGGAGAGCGACGGCCTGATGGTAGCTCGGGGGGATCTGGGGATCGAGATCCCCTACTACCGGGTCCCCGAAGTGCAAAAGATGCTGATCCGCAAAGCCAATGAAGCCGCCAAACCGGTCATCACCGCGACCCAGATGCTCCTGAGTATGACCCATTCCGAGCGGGCGACCCGTGCCGAGATCAGCGATGTGGCCAATGCGGTGCTTGACGGTTCGGATGCTCTGATGCTTTCTGAGGAGAGTGCTATCGGGGAGTATCCGGTGGAGGCGGTGGCGACGATGAGTGCCACGATCAAAGAGGCGGAAAAGGTTTATCCCTATTTCAAAATCCACGAATTCGCCTACAATGACGAAATGGATGTGATCGACGAATCGGCGGTGAACCTCGTGGAGAATATCGAGGCGGAGGCGATCCTGGCGATCACCAGCTCCGGCCAGTCGGCGCGAAAACTTTCACGCTACCGCCCCCGCCAACCCATCTACGCCGTGACCCATTCCGAGGAGATCGCCCGCAAACTCACGCTGGTCTGGGGGGTGATCCCCGCCTTCCGCTCCAAAGCGGAGAGCGCCCGGAAGATGATGATCGATATCATCCGCCGCGGCTTGGAGGAGGGGATACTCAAAAAAGAGAGCAACTACGTCGTCACCGCCGGAGACCCCCCGGGCGTACCTGGCACCACCAACATCATCCGTATCTTGCGCCATCACGAGCTGGAGCACTTCGCCAAACTGGCGAGAGAGAAGAGGATTCCGGAGGATTGGGAATAG
- a CDS encoding rhomboid family intramembrane serine protease, giving the protein MSSPARFPLTWGLILLSLLGYVAELICGGSWSDIPVSSLIACGGVYAPAVLEGGEWWRLLSGLFLHGGPEHLALNMISLYIVGRIVELYFPLLDYLILYFLSGIGGFLVSMTLHPETVIIGASGAIFGLFGALGGFMFFHRERFGASYRAFVREFGAILAINLIFDLLVPGIDLSAHITGLILGIIGGYLAGGRRSLFFLFTIVVSILMLAWAYHLSREYGVQGRISPVF; this is encoded by the coding sequence ATGTCTTCGCCGGCCCGCTTCCCTCTGACCTGGGGATTGATCCTCCTCTCCCTGCTGGGATATGTAGCCGAGCTGATCTGTGGGGGTAGCTGGAGCGATATTCCTGTTTCTTCTCTGATTGCCTGCGGCGGGGTTTACGCCCCCGCGGTTCTGGAGGGGGGAGAGTGGTGGCGCCTTCTTAGCGGGCTCTTTCTCCACGGCGGTCCGGAGCATTTGGCTTTGAATATGATTTCCCTCTATATCGTCGGGCGGATCGTGGAACTCTATTTCCCTCTGCTCGATTATCTGATCCTCTATTTTCTTTCGGGAATCGGGGGCTTCCTGGTTTCGATGACCCTCCATCCAGAGACGGTGATCATCGGTGCCAGCGGCGCCATCTTCGGGCTCTTCGGAGCTCTGGGCGGCTTTATGTTCTTTCACCGGGAGCGTTTTGGAGCCTCTTACCGTGCTTTCGTCAGAGAGTTCGGAGCCATTCTGGCGATCAACCTGATCTTCGATCTACTCGTTCCCGGCATCGATCTTAGCGCTCATATCACCGGCTTGATCCTGGGAATCATCGGCGGTTATCTCGCCGGAGGCAGGAGATCGCTCTTTTTCCTTTTCACAATCGTCGTCTCTATTCTGATGCTTGCCTGGGCTTATCACCTCTCCCGGGAGTATGGAGTGCAGGGGAGGATTTCGCCAGTCTTTTGA
- a CDS encoding PP0621 family protein, which yields MWLKLLIIGAILYGLYRLTGGRILPKSGSGSSAKAKGKDPVESGEELVECSKCSTYVVKREAILFKGKYYCSAECLPSKH from the coding sequence ATGTGGTTGAAACTGCTGATCATCGGCGCGATCCTCTACGGCCTCTACCGCCTGACAGGAGGAAGGATCCTACCCAAAAGCGGAAGCGGATCTTCTGCCAAGGCAAAGGGGAAAGATCCGGTGGAGTCGGGAGAAGAGCTGGTGGAGTGCAGCAAGTGCTCTACCTATGTCGTGAAGAGAGAAGCGATTCTCTTCAAGGGGAAATACTACTGCTCGGCAGAGTGCCTCCCTTCAAAACATTAG
- a CDS encoding TraR/DksA family transcriptional regulator — MKRNDLDLEHFKKLLEEERERLLREIDAVSNDTQALDVAASEAEDRGDISEIDAENAIDQKLLDDLKAQLEEVNAALKRIAEGTYGICEKTGKPIPVERLEAYPAARTLADV; from the coding sequence ATGAAAAGAAACGATCTTGATTTGGAACATTTCAAAAAACTGTTGGAAGAAGAGCGCGAACGGCTTCTGCGTGAGATCGACGCGGTATCCAACGATACCCAGGCATTGGATGTCGCGGCCAGTGAGGCGGAGGATCGGGGGGACATTTCCGAGATCGATGCCGAAAATGCCATCGATCAGAAACTTCTCGATGATCTAAAAGCCCAACTCGAAGAGGTCAATGCGGCTTTGAAGCGGATCGCTGAGGGGACCTACGGGATCTGCGAAAAGACAGGGAAACCCATTCCCGTCGAGCGTCTCGAAGCCTATCCCGCCGCCCGAACCCTGGCCGATGTCTAA
- the rsmG gene encoding 16S rRNA (guanine(527)-N(7))-methyltransferase RsmG, which produces MGSESLRVGLVKVGLELDERVLERLEHFTELLLEWNRVHNLTGARDRREIEANILDSLVPLSFVSKPDSLLDVGTGAGFPGLVLAAAWPEIPTVLCEPLKKRASFLRIAALEMGLERVEVARKRVEDLQHEPFGLISSRAVTDTGLLLELTRHLSDERTRYLFYKGTRVEEEIAELPETLKAEIIERPPRRYLYLQPAA; this is translated from the coding sequence GTGGGGAGTGAGAGTCTGAGGGTAGGGCTTGTGAAAGTCGGTTTGGAGCTGGATGAGAGAGTTCTGGAGCGGCTGGAGCATTTTACGGAGCTGTTGCTGGAGTGGAACCGGGTCCATAATCTCACCGGAGCCAGGGATCGTAGGGAGATCGAAGCGAATATTCTCGATTCCCTTGTTCCTCTGAGTTTTGTATCGAAGCCCGATTCGCTCCTGGACGTTGGCACGGGAGCGGGATTTCCGGGCCTGGTGTTGGCGGCAGCCTGGCCTGAAATCCCTACGGTGCTTTGTGAACCCTTGAAAAAGAGGGCTTCCTTTTTGCGGATCGCGGCATTGGAGATGGGGTTGGAGAGGGTGGAGGTGGCCCGCAAGCGGGTGGAGGATCTACAGCATGAACCTTTCGGGCTCATCTCGTCCCGGGCGGTGACCGATACGGGGCTTTTGCTGGAGTTGACACGTCATCTGAGTGACGAGCGGACCCGGTACCTCTTTTACAAAGGGACCCGGGTCGAAGAGGAGATCGCCGAATTGCCCGAGACTCTGAAAGCGGAGATCATCGAGCGACCGCCGCGACGCTACCTCTACCTCCAGCCCGCCGCTTAG
- the ribA gene encoding GTP cyclohydrolase II: MKKIDISQIATLPTRHGTFKIQAFREGDKEHLALFTDPLPSIPLVRVHSECLTGDALGSLKCDCGEQLQAALKQIAEEGGMLIYHRQEGRNIGLLNKVNAYALQDQGLDTVAANHQLGFAADERTYEIVETILEHFRIRQMRLLTNNPRKIESLKGVEILERVPLIIEPNPYNEKYLRTKKEQMGHLL, translated from the coding sequence ATGAAAAAAATCGATATTTCACAGATTGCGACCTTGCCGACACGGCACGGAACATTTAAAATCCAGGCATTCCGGGAAGGGGACAAGGAGCATTTGGCCCTCTTTACCGATCCGCTCCCGTCGATCCCCCTGGTGCGGGTCCACTCCGAGTGCTTGACCGGAGATGCCCTGGGATCGCTCAAGTGCGATTGCGGTGAACAGCTCCAGGCAGCGTTGAAACAGATCGCCGAAGAGGGGGGTATGCTCATCTATCATCGGCAGGAGGGGCGCAATATCGGCCTGCTCAACAAAGTCAACGCCTATGCCCTCCAGGATCAGGGTCTCGATACCGTGGCGGCCAATCATCAGCTGGGCTTCGCCGCCGATGAACGGACCTATGAGATCGTCGAAACGATCCTGGAGCATTTCAGGATCAGGCAAATGCGTCTACTGACCAACAACCCCAGAAAGATCGAATCCCTGAAGGGTGTGGAGATCCTGGAACGGGTTCCGCTGATCATCGAACCCAATCCCTACAATGAAAAATATCTGCGGACTAAAAAAGAGCAGATGGGACATCTTTTATGA
- the hemB gene encoding porphobilinogen synthase has protein sequence MFTRFRRRRLSPALRDLLQETHLSTDDFIYPLFIRSGEGIRNEVASMPGVYQLSIDEAIRECEELKHLGLKAVILFGIPDVKDSVGSDALCEHGIIASALRALKSAHPDLFIITDLCFCEYTDHGHCGILDPVLETVDNDATLVNLGRQAVIHAKAGADMIAPSGMMDGMITAIREALDGAGYEHLPIMSYSTKFASAWYGPFRDVAESAPSFGDRRSYQMNPANRREAILESLEDEKEGADILMVKPGLAYLDILRDIREASRLPLAVYNVSGEYSMLKMAAKAGVIDYERVMMETLLGFKRAGADLIISYHAKEAAALLK, from the coding sequence ATGTTCACCCGATTCAGACGACGCCGTCTCTCCCCCGCCCTGCGGGATCTGCTCCAGGAGACCCATCTGAGCACCGACGATTTCATCTACCCTCTCTTCATCCGAAGCGGTGAAGGGATCCGCAACGAAGTGGCTTCTATGCCCGGAGTGTACCAGCTGAGCATCGATGAAGCGATCCGGGAGTGCGAAGAGCTCAAGCACCTCGGCCTCAAAGCGGTGATCCTCTTCGGCATCCCCGACGTCAAAGACAGCGTGGGCTCCGACGCCCTCTGCGAGCACGGCATCATCGCCAGCGCCCTCCGGGCCCTCAAGAGCGCCCATCCCGACCTCTTCATCATTACCGATCTCTGCTTCTGCGAATATACCGACCACGGCCACTGCGGCATCCTCGACCCGGTCCTCGAAACCGTAGACAACGATGCGACGTTGGTCAACCTGGGCAGACAGGCGGTGATCCACGCCAAAGCCGGTGCGGATATGATCGCCCCCAGCGGAATGATGGACGGGATGATCACTGCCATCCGCGAAGCACTGGACGGAGCGGGCTACGAGCATCTGCCCATTATGAGCTACTCGACCAAATTCGCCAGCGCCTGGTACGGCCCCTTCCGGGATGTGGCCGAGAGCGCTCCGAGCTTCGGAGACCGACGCAGCTACCAGATGAACCCCGCCAACCGCCGCGAAGCGATCCTGGAGAGCCTGGAAGATGAGAAAGAGGGCGCCGATATCCTGATGGTCAAGCCGGGCCTGGCCTATCTGGACATCCTCCGTGACATTCGCGAAGCGAGCCGTCTGCCTCTGGCCGTCTACAATGTCAGCGGCGAATACTCTATGCTCAAGATGGCCGCCAAAGCCGGGGTCATCGACTATGAACGGGTGATGATGGAGACCCTGCTCGGCTTCAAGCGTGCCGGAGCCGACCTCATCATCAGCTACCATGCCAAAGAGGCAGCGGCACTATTGAAATAG
- the gdhA gene encoding NADP-specific glutamate dehydrogenase gives MSAKEYIDDVLKFIRECSPGQNEFYQAATEVFESLTPLLEEEEKYRDYAILERIVQPERTIIFRVTWIDDAGKIQTNLGYRVQFNSTLGPYKGGLRFHPTVNLGIIKFLGFEQIFKNALTGLGIGGGKGGSNFDPKGKSDAEVNRFCQAFMNELYRHIGTTRDVPAGDIGVGAREIGYLFGQYKLLTASFEGAMTGKGVGWGGSFGRREATGYGSVYFAEHILNSHGDELKGKTCCVSGAGNVAIYTIEKLKSMGATPVTCSDSRGTIHHPKGIDVKTLKAIKEVSRESLEKYAQLHPDATYIPIHKYPEGGHAVWSIPCDVAFPSATQNELTLVDAKNLVKNGCKLVNEGANMPTTPDALEYLRKHGVLFGPAKAANAGGVAVSQLEMAQNASMQRWSFAEVDTKLFGIMKSIFETADETAREFGHEGDLLMGANIAGFRRVADAMIDEGAV, from the coding sequence ATGAGCGCCAAAGAGTACATTGACGATGTCCTGAAATTCATCCGGGAGTGCTCTCCCGGACAGAATGAGTTCTACCAGGCGGCGACGGAAGTCTTCGAGAGCCTCACCCCCCTTCTCGAAGAGGAGGAGAAGTATCGCGATTACGCCATCCTCGAACGGATCGTCCAACCCGAGCGCACCATCATCTTCCGGGTTACCTGGATCGACGACGCGGGGAAGATTCAAACCAATCTGGGCTACCGGGTCCAGTTTAATTCGACCCTGGGGCCCTACAAAGGAGGATTGCGTTTCCACCCCACCGTCAATCTGGGAATCATCAAGTTCCTGGGCTTCGAGCAGATCTTCAAAAACGCCCTCACCGGCCTGGGGATCGGCGGCGGCAAGGGAGGGAGCAACTTCGACCCCAAGGGCAAAAGCGACGCCGAAGTCAACCGCTTTTGCCAAGCTTTTATGAACGAACTCTACCGCCACATTGGGACCACCCGGGACGTCCCCGCGGGAGATATCGGGGTCGGCGCCCGTGAGATCGGCTATCTCTTCGGACAATACAAACTCCTCACCGCCTCCTTCGAAGGGGCGATGACCGGCAAAGGGGTCGGCTGGGGCGGTTCCTTCGGCCGCAGGGAAGCGACCGGATACGGCTCGGTCTATTTCGCCGAGCACATTCTCAACAGTCACGGTGACGAGCTCAAAGGCAAAACCTGCTGTGTCTCGGGAGCGGGAAACGTGGCAATCTACACCATCGAAAAGCTCAAAAGCATGGGGGCGACCCCCGTCACCTGCTCCGACAGCCGGGGAACGATCCATCATCCCAAAGGGATCGACGTCAAAACCCTCAAAGCGATCAAAGAAGTGAGCCGGGAATCGCTGGAGAAGTATGCCCAGCTCCACCCCGACGCCACCTACATTCCGATCCACAAATACCCCGAGGGGGGCCACGCCGTCTGGTCGATCCCCTGTGACGTCGCCTTCCCCAGTGCGACCCAGAATGAGTTGACCCTCGTGGATGCCAAAAATCTGGTCAAAAACGGTTGCAAACTGGTCAACGAGGGGGCCAACATGCCCACCACTCCCGACGCCCTGGAGTATCTGCGCAAACACGGAGTGCTCTTCGGCCCCGCCAAAGCGGCCAACGCCGGCGGTGTCGCCGTCAGTCAGCTGGAGATGGCCCAAAACGCCTCGATGCAGCGCTGGAGTTTCGCCGAAGTGGATACCAAACTCTTCGGGATTATGAAAAGCATCTTTGAGACAGCCGACGAAACCGCCCGGGAATTCGGCCACGAAGGAGACCTGCTCATGGGAGCCAACATCGCCGGCTTCCGCCGGGTCGCCGACGCGATGATCGACGAGGGAGCGGTCTAA
- a CDS encoding diguanylate cyclase domain-containing protein, which produces MALLYYAGGKFSFAFFYQDKIVTLTAFLPEGLALAAVLIYGPRILPGIFLGQFALALDSGLHLSASLGVALVNSAEALLAYLLAERWKLDIHLRRLKDILILIGMILFILQPFSALLGNGVLYLTGESSNRYFHLDLFYWWFGNSVGQLLLTPLLLMIYTLRPRPKVLEIFLVAGVAAGLNFVLQTAMGIESPALLLLIILPLLLGLSAVNLPYALTAALAFNLSSLILIHYGRGVFAGASGLGNTLFDLDLFIFSTTILILIFGTVFRERQEAVRELQIAYFDPLTGTLDRRHLETKITQCFQDMQIHQTLFALCYLDLDHFKSINDTYGHAIGDLVLKEVTHRIKHNLREYDELIRLGGDEFILLITRLQHIDQLHKVLDRILKALSKPFYIKGFRCIVTASIGAVFVTPEIHNTDELLNIADMAMYQAKKEGRNRYFIAQISSGESNGPSPSPAAMQLPGSEVSKQS; this is translated from the coding sequence TTGGCACTGCTTTATTACGCCGGAGGAAAATTCAGTTTCGCTTTTTTCTACCAGGACAAGATCGTCACCCTCACCGCTTTTCTGCCGGAGGGCTTGGCCCTGGCGGCGGTCCTGATCTACGGACCGCGGATTCTTCCCGGTATTTTCCTCGGGCAATTCGCTCTCGCCCTCGACTCGGGACTCCATTTATCCGCTTCTTTGGGTGTCGCGCTGGTCAACAGCGCCGAAGCACTCCTGGCTTACCTCCTTGCCGAACGCTGGAAACTGGATATCCATCTGAGACGCCTGAAAGATATTCTGATCCTCATCGGGATGATTCTCTTCATTCTCCAGCCCTTCAGTGCACTGTTGGGCAACGGGGTCCTCTATCTCACCGGGGAGAGCAGCAACCGCTACTTTCACCTCGACCTCTTTTACTGGTGGTTCGGCAACTCCGTCGGGCAACTGCTTCTGACGCCGCTTCTGCTGATGATCTACACCCTTCGCCCCCGTCCCAAAGTCCTGGAGATCTTTCTCGTCGCAGGAGTGGCGGCAGGATTGAACTTCGTTTTACAAACAGCTATGGGGATCGAGAGCCCAGCCCTGCTTTTGCTGATCATCCTCCCGCTTCTTCTCGGCCTCAGTGCCGTGAACCTGCCCTACGCCCTGACGGCTGCTCTCGCCTTCAATCTAAGCAGCCTGATACTGATCCACTATGGCCGAGGCGTCTTCGCCGGGGCATCTGGGCTCGGCAACACTCTTTTCGACCTGGATCTCTTCATCTTCAGTACAACCATCCTCATTCTGATCTTCGGAACCGTTTTTCGCGAGAGACAGGAAGCGGTCAGAGAGCTTCAGATCGCCTATTTCGATCCCCTCACCGGAACATTGGATCGGCGGCATCTCGAGACGAAAATCACCCAATGCTTCCAGGATATGCAAATCCATCAGACTCTTTTCGCCCTCTGCTATCTGGATCTCGACCATTTCAAATCGATCAACGATACCTATGGCCACGCTATCGGGGATCTGGTCCTCAAAGAAGTCACCCATCGTATCAAACACAATCTGAGGGAATATGACGAGTTGATCCGTCTCGGCGGAGATGAATTTATCCTCCTGATCACTCGTCTGCAACACATCGACCAGTTGCATAAAGTCCTGGACCGAATACTCAAAGCCCTCTCCAAGCCTTTCTACATCAAAGGTTTCCGCTGCATAGTCACCGCCAGTATCGGCGCGGTGTTCGTCACACCCGAAATCCACAATACCGATGAGCTCCTGAACATTGCGGATATGGCTATGTATCAGGCCAAAAAAGAGGGAAGGAACCGTTACTTCATCGCTCAGATAAGCTCCGGAGAGTCCAACGGTCCATCACCATCCCCTGCAGCCATGCAGCTCCCAGGGTCAGAAGTGTCAAAACAATCGTGA
- a CDS encoding permease: MSEKRRKFRWRGLRLLGGVVLLYLLLWLAGSPGVGPALQKTGHILKMLLPILAVAVFLAALINTWLNPKALARHLGEESGWRGWLIALGAGVLSHGPMYAWYPLIEDLRRHGMRDGLVAAFFYARAIKVPLLPMMVAYFGLDFTIVLTLLTLGAAWLQGMVMDRWTLRSLSER; encoded by the coding sequence ATGAGCGAAAAGCGAAGGAAATTTCGCTGGAGGGGATTGAGACTCCTGGGCGGAGTGGTTCTGCTCTATCTGTTACTTTGGCTGGCGGGGAGTCCGGGGGTAGGGCCGGCGCTGCAGAAGACAGGCCACATTCTGAAAATGCTCCTGCCTATTCTGGCGGTAGCGGTTTTTCTCGCAGCCCTTATCAATACCTGGCTGAACCCCAAGGCTCTGGCACGGCACCTGGGGGAAGAGAGCGGTTGGCGGGGATGGCTCATCGCTTTGGGGGCCGGGGTGCTGAGCCATGGCCCGATGTATGCCTGGTATCCCCTGATCGAGGATCTGCGCCGGCACGGGATGCGCGACGGCCTGGTGGCCGCTTTTTTCTATGCCCGGGCGATCAAGGTGCCGCTTCTGCCGATGATGGTGGCCTATTTCGGGCTCGATTTCACGATTGTTTTGACACTTCTGACCCTGGGAGCTGCATGGCTGCAGGGGATGGTGATGGACCGTTGGACTCTCCGGAGCTTATCTGAGCGATGA
- a CDS encoding permease, with amino-acid sequence MISMLPMILAIVGLVGLFQSYITQEMFASVFDGNAVHDTLAGTLAGMIAVGQAVVSYILGGELLKQGVSLYAVTAFILAWVTLGVVQLPMEAEVLGLGFTIRRNLLAFISTLLVSVMTVWILELWR; translated from the coding sequence ATGATCTCTATGCTTCCGATGATCCTGGCGATCGTGGGGTTGGTGGGGCTTTTTCAAAGTTACATCACCCAGGAGATGTTCGCTTCGGTCTTCGACGGCAACGCGGTGCATGATACCCTGGCGGGGACTTTGGCAGGGATGATCGCGGTAGGGCAGGCGGTCGTGAGCTACATTCTGGGCGGGGAACTCCTGAAGCAGGGGGTGAGCCTCTATGCGGTGACCGCATTCATCTTGGCCTGGGTGACTCTGGGAGTGGTGCAGCTGCCGATGGAGGCGGAAGTCCTGGGGCTTGGCTTTACGATCCGGCGTAATCTTTTGGCTTTCATTTCGACGTTGCTGGTTTCGGTGATGACGGTTTGGATTCTGGAGCTTTGGCGATGA